Below is a genomic region from Erigeron canadensis isolate Cc75 chromosome 7, C_canadensis_v1, whole genome shotgun sequence.
GGTTGTTTCCATATATTTGGGTCATTTTGAATAGCCCAAACATTCACCATTAACATGGTGCCTTTAGGTACATTATATCCTCCAACTTTACATTTCTTTGATGACTCATGAGGAACTAGCAATGGGGCAACAGGGTATAATCGCATTGTCTCTTTTACAATGCAACGGAGATATGGCAGATGCTCTAAGTCTTCAAGCTTTAGGAATCGATTATTGCCAACATAATTATCGATTTCAGTTTGTGCTTTTTGTAGAACTTCTGGATGCTTAATTAAGAGAGAAATGGCCCATTCCATAGTACCAGCTGATGTAGTAGTACCTGCTGTCATTAGGCCCTGAAAAACAGCTTGTTTAGAACCAACACAAAATCCATTGTCACATTTCTTTGACATAAATGTTTGATCATAAATATCTTTGATTTTGTTATGTAGTACTGAATCTAAAATACATGAGTGGATTGGGATTTTAGTTTACTTCTTATTGAGATGGAATACTAtacaatacaaaaataatatctaCCAAcaaagttaaaaatgaaaacgactttgaaagtcaaatcAGAAGATgggataaaaaaaagttatcatataaaatctttttatgtaatttaaatGGATGCAAAATGTAATTTCTCTAATGTAATTAATCACTTTTATCATAATTCAATTGTGTCAAAAGAACTTACAAGCATGAGTCCTTTGATAATATCATCACGGTAATTTTTTGGATCATCCTTTTGTCTAGCTAGCAAGAAATTAAGTACTTTTTCCTCGGTCTCAcaagtttgattagaaaatTCGGCTATGGATGGTCTTAGCTCTTCAATTAAGCGGCTCAAGAGCGAGTCTCCCTTTTCTTGCAACTTCTTGCACCTTTCTTCCAACGCATTCATCAGTCCCAGTGCCTTCAATATCGGCATAAAATACCCAGTATCCGTCTCTCCTGTTGTAATTCTAAATGACTCCATCACATATTCTTTCAATGAATTTGACTCCGTCGTCTCCCCCTCAGCTGTGATTTTCTTTTGGGAGTACCTGCGTTCATATTACATTATACTCCAGATTGATTGTTTAGCTAGTCATCTAATGTATACTCTGCTATTATTTAAAGGTTATGCTTCTAAAAAACCAAATTTATCTTCATAACAGATCATATGTTGCTTTttatacgtgtatatatatatatatatccccccgtcccattttaattgtcatattttgactggtcattggtcaagtctttttcttccgactttgaccgtaaatatctttgtttgtgttatatattagttgataaaaagtatatttaaaactcaatcaattcgtatatgttatatcaagtagtatataacacaaacaaaaatatttacggtcaaagttgaaagtaaaagactcaaaaagttaaactaagacacttaatatgggatGGAGAGTACTAAAAATATGTTGCTTTTCATACgtatatagtgtatatatacgagtagtaaaacaagtagaaagtaaaataaagagGATTAGATTTTGACTATTGGATTATAATAAACCTAATGCATAAAGATTCATAAAGCCGCACAAGTATATACCATGATGCATGCagattttcaaagaaaataattcattaatttacttgttttatttgaaccaaaacctatacatatatagtgtATACATATGCGGAAATTAATTTGAGCTTAACAGATTAAACTAAAAGGTTATTCTTATGTTATTTATAGATTAATAATGCAACAATCACTTAGTAAATATTGTTcaagtatatattttgtaaccGTACCTTTTTCCGGCAAACATCCTCACCATCACCTTAAACACAAGGTCCtgaaatatagatttaaaatcAACTATTTTTGTCTCGCTATGGAATAGCTCGTGAAGCAAAACCTTCACCTCGTCAGCCAACGAGTCTTGCTGGTCATGAAGACGATGAAATTTAAGAACATCAATGAATGAAGCACGACGGAGGTGACGCCAAAGGGCTCCATGAGGTGCCCAAGCAAGGGTTGAGTAGTTGCATCCAAATATCTTGCCCGGTAGCAATTTCGGTCGGTTGGCAAACACCCTATCATTGTTAGAAAAGAGGTCCTCTGCGGCCGATGAGGAAGAGATAAGAAGGACTCGTCGAAATCCAAAACGAAGTAGCAAAATTGGGCCATGACGGTTCGAGATATGAGCCAAGGTTTTGTGCATGGGTTGCTTAAAGATGATACGGTAGCCGATTATTGTTAAGGCTGAAAATGGAGTTGGAGGTAGATTTCTTATTTTTGGAATGAcatatttgttaaaaatggacCAAGCTATGCCTAGAAGCAAAATGTAGAAGTGAAGGGCTTCCATTTGTTTGGATTTTGCTAGCTATTGCTATTTGCTATTGATGGGATTTCTACTTTCAAGTTTAATTTCCTAGTGAATATATATAAGCGAAAAGGTGACAATTTTTCTGATATTTACacgtttttaacttttttatttggaAGTTACCTCGTGTAATTCGTTTTTCTCCATCTTTGACTGATTAAAGTCAATATATGAATAGATACACTTTACAATCATTTACTCTACTGttttactccctccgtcccattttaattgtcttattttgactggtcaagtcttttcCTTTCGACTTTGACCGCAAATATCTTTggttgtgttatatattagttaatgaaaattatatcaataaaaaatacatttaaaactcaatcaattcatatatcttacatcaaattttatataacactaacaaaaatatttacggtcaaagttgaaagaaaaagactcaaaaaatcaaacgtagacacttaatatgggacgaAGGGAGTAACTTTTAAGGTCTGTAATTCGTTTTTCTCCATCTTTGACTAACTAAAGTCAATATATGAATAGAAACTCTTAATCATGGATAAAGTATTCTTTTccaaaataaatcaaaacaaattaacGTATCAATTTTGTACTATTTCGAAAGATTAATTCATTCCATTCCACCAATGTTACCAAACGTAACCCAAGGCCTTGCTTTTGAAACCTTTTCTACACAATGCTAGGTTAATTGATGAACCAAGTGTCTTAAACCAATATTAATAGTGTGAGATCAATACAATTAACAAACATTTTACAAACACAATATATCTTGGTTTATCTAATTTGATGTCTTCTTCACATGTCATTTTTTGCCAGCTATAAAGTTTTCTTATCTTCTTTTTTCTAAAGGATTTTAATTATTGGTTATATGGGTTAAGCAATAGAATTATTCACAAAGGTACTATCAACATTCCACTTAATGATTTGCTTTAGTCACGACCACATATGACCAAATCAATGAAAACGTATGCATTATTGGGTGGTTGGTTAGTGTTTTCATATGCATTTCCAAATCAATCAAAACTTATTACGTACATGCGTCGTCTAGTGACTGTTATGTACTTATCCATGCAGTTTGGTCAAATTCTTTGACTCTGGTCAACTATTTTGACGTTAATCATATGACCTTGATCATGTAACTACTTAAAAATACTTCTTGTAACTACTTAAAATATTGAAATAT
It encodes:
- the LOC122607021 gene encoding cytochrome P450 81Q32-like produces the protein MEALHFYILLLGIAWSIFNKYVIPKIRNLPPTPFSALTIIGYRIIFKQPMHKTLAHISNRHGPILLLRFGFRRVLLISSSSAAEDLFSNNDRVFANRPKLLPGKIFGCNYSTLAWAPHGALWRHLRRASFIDVLKFHRLHDQQDSLADEVKVLLHELFHSETKIVDFKSIFQDLVFKVMVRMFAGKRYSQKKITAEGETTESNSLKEYVMESFRITTGETDTGYFMPILKALGLMNALEERCKKLQEKGDSLLSRLIEELRPSIAEFSNQTCETEEKVLNFLLARQKDDPKNYRDDIIKGLMLGLMTAGTTTSAGTMEWAISLLIKHPEVLQKAQTEIDNYVGNNRFLKLEDLEHLPYLRCIVKETMRLYPVAPLLVPHESSKKCKVGGYNVPKGTMLMVNVWAIQNDPNIWKQPTEFIPERFEKIVDERDGFKLMPFGYGMRSCPGKHMALRVIHYVLGSLIQCFDWEPVSQEMINLTEQTGIALLKEDPLKLVCRPRPTMKNLLSQT